From a region of the Buteo buteo chromosome 7, bButBut1.hap1.1, whole genome shotgun sequence genome:
- the ARL14 gene encoding ADP-ribosylation factor-like protein 14: MGLQSTKHSKVKQANILILGLDYAGKSTLLYKFKYNDVFLTIPTIGFNVDMIETKKDFTLTFWDVGGQQKMRKVWCNFLENIDGLLYVVDSSDKQRLEESKKEFEIILKNEFIKSVPVVVLANKQDLPGALNAEEITRRLKMKKYCSDRNWYVQPCCAITGEGLSEALQRLTTFAKQYSRSKETSTIFKEIETL; encoded by the coding sequence ATGGGCCTCCAGAGCACCAAACACTCCAAAGTCAAGCAAGCTAACATACTGATCTTAGGACTTGATTATGCGGGAAAATCTACACTGTTGTACAAGTTCAAGTATAACGATGTTTTTCTAACAATTCCAACAATTGGTTTTAATGTTGATATGATTGAAACCAAGAAAGATTTTACACTGACGTTTTGGGATGTTGGAGgacaacagaaaatgagaaaagtttGGTGCAATTTCCTGGAAAACATCGACGGACTGCTGTATGTTGTGGACAGCTCTGATAAGCAACGTCTGGAGGAATcaaagaaagaatttgaaatcattttaaagaatgaatttATAAAAAGTGTACCAGTTGTCGTGCTAGCGAACAAGCAGGATTTGCCTGGAGCTTTGAACGCTGAGGAAATAACCAGGAGACTGAAGATGAAGAAATACTGCAGTGACAGAAATTGGTATGTACAACCCTGTTGTGCTATCACAGGAGAAGGTTTGTCAGAAGCTCTCCAAAGACTAACCACATTTGCAAAACAGTACAGCAGATCAAAGGAGACTTCTACAATCTTCAAGGAAATCGAAACACTTTAA
- the B3GALNT1 gene encoding UDP-GalNAc:beta-1,3-N-acetylgalactosaminyltransferase 1 isoform X2, whose protein sequence is MSCQQAETLEANESISLTGAVLDLVLLLLHVPCHRGTTGSKKHTSGLVAQILKVTDALLQISYCPVPVSVMYMRPLKWIFLFLLAFSVITMWYVTFSSNTVIERTNLLYFYEYEPVYKQHYLFTLRERLKCKDINPFLVILVSSRPKDVKSRQAIRITWGSQNFWWGHQVLTLFLLGEDTQREDDAVALSVEDESILYGDIIRQDFMDTYDNLTLKTIMAFRWVAEFCSNARFLMKTDADVFINTANLVKFLLKLNSSENIFTGYPLIDNFAYRGFYKKTYISYDEYPFKLYPPYCSGMGYILDGKLALRIYELMSHIKPIKFEDVYVGICLNILKVNISIPEDKQQFFLYKINFDICKYRHLIAVHGITSSEIIMFWQDLSSNTSVTCL, encoded by the exons ATGTCATGCCAGCAAGCTGAAACCTTGGAAGCAAATGAGAGTATTTCCCTGACAGGAGCAGTTCTTGACCTGGTATTGCTCCTGCTGCATGTCCCCTGCCACCGCGGTACAACTGGAAG caaaaaacACACATCAGGACTTGTGGCGCAGATTTTGAAGGTGACTGATGCACTTCTGCAAATTAGTTATTGCCCAGTTCCAGTTAGCGTCATGTATATGAGACcattaaaatggatttttttgtttctccttgcATTTTCTGTCATAACAATGTGGTACGTGACTTTTTCTTCCAACACTGTCATTGAGCGTACAAACCTCCTGTATTTCTATGAATATGAACCGGTTTACAAGCAACACTACCTCTTCACGCTGCGGGAGCGCTTGAAATGCAAAGACATAAATCCGTTTCTAGTCATCTTGGTGTCTTCAAGACCCAAGGATGTGAAGTCAAGGCAGGCCATCAGGATAACGTGGGGATCTCAAAACTTCTGGTGGGGACACCAAGTTCTAACCCTGTTCTTACTAGGTGAGGACACTCAAAGAGAAGACGATGCTGTAGCACTGTCGGTAGAAGATGAAAGCATCCTCTATGGTGACATAATTCGCCAAGATTTCATGGACACTTATGACAATCTCACCTTGAAAACGATCATGGCGTTTAGGTGGGTCGCTGAGTTCTGTTCAAATGCTAGGTTCCTCATGAAGACCGATGCTGATGTCTTCATCAACACTGCTAACTTGGTAAAATTTCTTCTGAAGCTAAATtcctcagaaaatatttttactggtTATCCCCTTATAGATAATTTTGCCTACAGAGgcttttacaaaaaaacatACATCTCTTACGATGAATATCCGTTCAAGTTGTATCCTCCATATTGCAGTGGGATGGGTTATATATTGGATGGAAAACTGGCTCTGAGGATTTATGAACTGATGAGTCATATTAAACCTATTAAATTTGAGGATGTTTATGTTGGAATTTGCTTAAATATACTTAAGGTGAACATCAGTATTCCAGAAGATAAACAACaattctttctttataaaataaatttcgATATCTGTAAGTATAGACATTTGATTGCAGTACATGGCATTACATCAAGTGAAATAATCATGTTTTGGCAGGATTTGTCATCAAACACGTCAGTTACTTGCCTTTGA
- the B3GALNT1 gene encoding UDP-GalNAc:beta-1,3-N-acetylgalactosaminyltransferase 1 isoform X1, which translates to MYMRPLKWIFLFLLAFSVITMWYVTFSSNTVIERTNLLYFYEYEPVYKQHYLFTLRERLKCKDINPFLVILVSSRPKDVKSRQAIRITWGSQNFWWGHQVLTLFLLGEDTQREDDAVALSVEDESILYGDIIRQDFMDTYDNLTLKTIMAFRWVAEFCSNARFLMKTDADVFINTANLVKFLLKLNSSENIFTGYPLIDNFAYRGFYKKTYISYDEYPFKLYPPYCSGMGYILDGKLALRIYELMSHIKPIKFEDVYVGICLNILKVNISIPEDKQQFFLYKINFDICKYRHLIAVHGITSSEIIMFWQDLSSNTSVTCL; encoded by the coding sequence ATGTATATGAGACcattaaaatggatttttttgtttctccttgcATTTTCTGTCATAACAATGTGGTACGTGACTTTTTCTTCCAACACTGTCATTGAGCGTACAAACCTCCTGTATTTCTATGAATATGAACCGGTTTACAAGCAACACTACCTCTTCACGCTGCGGGAGCGCTTGAAATGCAAAGACATAAATCCGTTTCTAGTCATCTTGGTGTCTTCAAGACCCAAGGATGTGAAGTCAAGGCAGGCCATCAGGATAACGTGGGGATCTCAAAACTTCTGGTGGGGACACCAAGTTCTAACCCTGTTCTTACTAGGTGAGGACACTCAAAGAGAAGACGATGCTGTAGCACTGTCGGTAGAAGATGAAAGCATCCTCTATGGTGACATAATTCGCCAAGATTTCATGGACACTTATGACAATCTCACCTTGAAAACGATCATGGCGTTTAGGTGGGTCGCTGAGTTCTGTTCAAATGCTAGGTTCCTCATGAAGACCGATGCTGATGTCTTCATCAACACTGCTAACTTGGTAAAATTTCTTCTGAAGCTAAATtcctcagaaaatatttttactggtTATCCCCTTATAGATAATTTTGCCTACAGAGgcttttacaaaaaaacatACATCTCTTACGATGAATATCCGTTCAAGTTGTATCCTCCATATTGCAGTGGGATGGGTTATATATTGGATGGAAAACTGGCTCTGAGGATTTATGAACTGATGAGTCATATTAAACCTATTAAATTTGAGGATGTTTATGTTGGAATTTGCTTAAATATACTTAAGGTGAACATCAGTATTCCAGAAGATAAACAACaattctttctttataaaataaatttcgATATCTGTAAGTATAGACATTTGATTGCAGTACATGGCATTACATCAAGTGAAATAATCATGTTTTGGCAGGATTTGTCATCAAACACGTCAGTTACTTGCCTTTGA